The genomic DNA CCGCATGGAAACCCGGATCGCGATCAAGACCCTGATCGAGCGTTGTCCCAACCTGCGTCTGGCCGTACCCGCCGGGGAACTCAAGCTCCAGCGCCTCCCCTTGTGGCACCGCTATGAGCGTCTGCCCGTCATCCTCCACCCGGAAGGCCGGAGATAGGACGCCACCCTCCTCACTCAACCTAGGAGGACATGTCATGGGACTTGACGTAAGGAGTCAAATGGAGTCCAACGCACGGAGCAGCCCCGAAGGAGGAGGGATCACCCGTGGCGGACGAGAAGACCCGGGCGCGCGGCGCACCGGAGCGGTTCGAGCTCGGCGCGAGCTACGACGAGGTGGGGCCCGAGCTGGGCCGCCTGTACGACGCTTGGCAGGTGGACACGGGGCAGGCGGCCCTCGAGTTCCATCCCAGCGACCGGGTGCAGTGGGCGCCCTCGGGCGACTATGAGCTGCGCGTCACCTGCCGACGCAGCCACACCCCGATCCGGTTGTGGGTCGATGCGTCCCCCACTCCCCTGCCCGCACAGGAGTTGGCCACCCTCTTCATGTGGATGGGCGCCTCGCTCCAGCGGGTGGAATACAATCCCCGGGTGAGCACCCACCTCGCGCCTCCTCCGCTGCGCCCTCCACCCACGGTCTCCCGGCGCCCGTGTGCTCCGGGCGTGCTCGCGCTCATGGCGGGGGTCGCCTGGCTCCACCTGACGCGCGAGCCCGGACCTCCAAGCACCGGGCCAGTGAGCGAGATGTCCGAACTCCACGACATTCTGGATGCACCCTCGCTGACCGATACGGAGGGGCCCGAGCCGATGGCCGTGGCTTATCCCCTGCCCACCAAGCCCTTCCGCAATCAGGCGGCATCGCCCTGCCGACCCGACCTGGATGAGAAGGAAATCAACGGTGGATGCTGGGTAACGCTGGACAGGAGGCCGCCTTGCATCAAGGTCCAGGCCGAGTACCAGGGCAAGTGCTACCTGCCCGTCTCCAAGGACCGGGGACGCCTGCCCACCACAGTCGAGCCCTGACGAGTGTGAGCCAGAGCACTACACCTCCTTGAACTTCATGCCCGTGGCACCTATGTGCTCCAAGGCCGTCTTGATCTCCTCGGAAACGATGAGTGCGATGTTCCATCCCCAGGTGCGGAACATCTTCGCGCCGCCCACCTGGGTTGGATCGATCCTCATTCCAGCCACCGAGAAGTAGTTGCCGACCTTCTCTGGCAGACCGTCCTCCTCCGTCCAGTACGAGACCTCCTCGGAGGCCTGATCGTCGATGCACTTCACGGTGTGGATGATGTTGACGAGAAAATACAGCTCTCGCGGTGTCTCCACCTCCACTGGGAAGAGTTGCACGTCCTTGGGCGCTATCCTGATCAGCAGGTCCCCCACTCGCGTGGGATCGCGCCTACAGAGAGGGCAGCACTCCGAAAATCCCGGTTATTTCGTGAAAACCCGAAAAACTCCGTGAAATCCTCTTCTCTCGCCATGACTCCACGGTTCGTCACCTCTCTCGCCGCGGCGCTCTCCGTCGCGGCCCTGCCCCTGGCCTCCTCCGCCCTCGCGGCTCCCAACGTCACCAGCGCCCTCAAGGGGCTCGCGGGCAAGTGCGTCGACGTGCCCGACGGCAACACCGCCAATGGCACCCGCATCCAGCTCTGGGACTGCAACGGCACCAACGCCCAGAACTGGTCCTTCGTCGCCGATGGCACCCTCCGCGCCTTCGGCAAGTGCCTCGACGTCTCCAACTCTGGCACCACCAATGGCACCGCCATCCAGCTCTGGGACTGCAACGGCACCAACGCCCAGCAGTGGATCCACACCCCTTCCAATGATCTGGTGAACCCCCAGGCCAACAAGTGCCTGGACGTCCCGGACGGCAACAGCACGAGCGGCACCAAGCTCCAGCTCTGGGACTGCAACGGCACCGGCGCCCAGAAGTGGACCGCCAGCGTGCGCCCCGTCAACAGCCGCCGCACCGTCGTGTACTACCAGACCCAGTATTACAATGGCGCGTATGTGTCGCCGCTCGGGCTGACGAACAACAACACGCGCGTCAGTGACGTCATCGTCGCCGCCATCCACCTCAACTCCCCCACCAACGTCCACCTCAACGACGATCCGCCCAACTCCCCCAAGTTCACCCAGATGTGGGCGGACCTCGCGGCGATGCAGGCCCGGGGCGTGCGCGTGCTCGGCATGGTGGGCGGCGCGGCCCAGGGCAGCTTCCAGCGCCTCGACACCGACTTCAACACCTACTACCCCGTCCTCAAGAACATCATCACCACCTACAAGCTGGATGGTGTGGACCTGGACGTCGAGGAGTACATGTCGCTCGCCGGCATGGAGCGCCTCATCCGCGCGCTCCGGGCGGACTTCGGCCAGAACTTCGTCATCACGCTCGCGCCCGTGGCCACCGCGCTCTACGGCGGCGGCAACCTCTCCGGCTTCAACTACGAGCAGCTCTACCGCGACGTGGGTGCGCAGATCTCCTGGTTCAACGCCCAGTTCTACAATGGCTGGGGTTTCATGGGCACGCCCTCGGGCTACCAGGCCATCGTCAACCGCCGCGTCATCCCCGCCCAGAAGGTGGTGGCTGGCATGTTGAGCAACCCCGTCAACGGCGGCTCGGGCTACGTCGACATCACCACCGCGCAGAACACCGTGCGCGGCCTCGTGGGCTCGTACCAGGAGTTCGGCGGCGTCGCGAGCTGGGAGTACTTCAACTCGCTGCCGGGTGACCGGGGCGCCCCCTGGCAGTGGGCGGGCACCATGTCCTCGGCCATGAGCCGGTAGCGAGCACCTCGCTCCAACGGGTGGAATATAATCCCCGGGTGAGCACCCACCTCGCTCCTCCTCCGCAGTGCCCCCCTGCCCGCGGGCGGGCGGGGCGCCGCGCCCGGGCGCCTACGCCTCCCTGGGCCTGGGAGTGGACCCTGCGCGCTGAGACCCGGGCGCACGGGTGGGTAGCGCTGCTGGGGGCGGTGCTGCTCTCCACCGGCTGCGTCACGCTGGCGCCACGACAGGGCGGCGGCCTCGCGGAGGGCTCCCACGCCTTCCTCAAGTTGCGAGACACGGCCGCCACCGCGCCCCCGCTCGAGGTGCCCTCCTGTGGAGGTCAGGCCGTGCCCGCGGGCTGGCCCGACTCCTCCAACGACAGCGAAGCACGCCTCGCGCCCTTCCTCACGTGCGGCTCGCCCGCGGAATACGTCGCACTCCAGGCGCACGTGGACATGCCCCGGCTGGTGGAGTCGCTGACGGACTGGGATGCCGTGCGACTCGGCTCGCTGGGGCCCATCCGTGAGGACGCCGCCGGCATTCTCAACCGCAAGCGACTCTCCTTCCTCCTGCATGCCACCGAGAAGTATGGAGTCGCCCATGCCGAGGTGTTCGTCCGCTTCCTCCTCGACTCGGCCTATGACGATGAGCTGCGGGAGCTTCTCTTCTGGCTGGCCCGGGACAAGCGGCTGGAGACCACGCTGGGGCGGATGCCCAGGGCCCGTGCGGAGTTGGAGGCACGGAGCCTGAAGCTCTCGACTCGTCCGGACAGGGACTTCCAACCCGGAGACCTGCTGCGGGGGGCGGGCCGCGCTGTCTCGGACCTGCTCACCCACGAGCAGGAGAAGAATGCCTGGTACACCCATTACACCCAGCAACGAGGCCAGCTCCCACCATCCTACCAGGAGGACCTCGACGAGGTGGAGCGGGAGGCGGCGAAGCAGCACTACTCGGCGGGCAACGTGGTGCTGGGCAGCGTGGACCACCTCACCTTCGGCGTGCCGCTGGGCTTCTACTACCTCGGGGCGGGTACGGGCCACGGGCTGTCCTCGCTCTCGCGGGGCGAGTACGAGCAGGCCATTGGCGAGCTGACGCCCGCCGCGCTGCTGGCGACCCTGTACGTCGGTGGCAAGGGCGTGCGCACGCTCCACGAGGCCCGGGGAGGAGGAGTCGGACTCCCGAGGGGACTCGAGACGGTGCAGGTGCGAGTGAGTCTCCTCGCCGAGAAGACGCGGGAACTGCGAGCACGACTGGGCACGGGCGTGGAGGGCCTCCAAGAGCTGGCCCGGTACATCCAGGCCAGACGCGAGGCGGGCCACTTCGTGGCCGTGGGGGGAATGGACGCCGCGCTGGCCCTGTACGAGGCCCGGGGAGATGTGACCAAGGCGCGGCCACTCATGTCCAAGGCCAGGCCCGGGGCTACGGGCGCTCCAAAGCGCCAGGGCACCCTGGCCTCGCTGGTGGACGAGGGGGTGGGCCATACGCCGGCGGTGGTGGAGGCCAAGCTGGCGGCGGTGGAACTGGAGGCCACGGGCCCGCGCTTTCCCAAGGACGTGGGCGTGCTTGAGAAGCACCGCCCTTCTCTCGACGCCCCGCCGCCCGAGGCCCGGGGCAACCCACGCTGGAGCGAGTACGTCGACTACTACGAGAAGCGCCTCAATGAGGTGAGGAAGGGCGAGGCCAGCAAGGGCCCCCTGAAATGGGAGGGCTACGAGCGGCTGCGCGGGTGGTTTGCCCGGGGCATGGCCTTCGAGCGCGACATGGTGAGGCTGCTGCGAGAGGATGCATTGAAGCCTCGGGCCGAGCGCCGCTTCCTCGGGGACTTCGACAAGCCCCGCGTTGAAACGCAGGTGGGCGTGAGGAAGCCGGGCCCCGGCTTGCGCTACGCGGATGTGCTCGTCATCGAGGAAGGCGCGCTCGGTGGGCGGCCACGTCGCGTGGAGACGTTCAGCTTCAAGAGCCGCGACCTCTCGGGGCTGGACGGCAATGCCCTGAGAGTGCAGATGATTGAGGACGCGAGCGAGGCCCTACAGAAATACGGCGAGACGCTGGATATCCGCAGAGGCTCCCTCCACTCCCTCTTGCCAGGGGGCAGTGAAGTGCAGGTCCCGAGGCTCCGCCTCATCTACGAGGGGAGAGAACTCATGCCCACGGATGTAAACATGTTGCAGCGCGCCGTGGACGCAACCGAGAGCGCGGTTCCGGGAGTCGAGGTGGTGTTTCAATGAAGCGGCTGAGCGTGCACGATCTGAAACCGGAGGACCGCCTCTGTCTCGAGTTCGACACTGTCTTCGACCCGCAGGCGGCGCTGGAAAGACAGCTGGATCCAGTTCTCCAAGCGCTCGAGGAGTACGCCGACGGGTGGATGCCGGACGTCGTCGAGGGTAAGCGGCGACGCAAGTACTCCCGCGCCGCCGTCTGGAAGTCCCTGGAAGAGGAGCGCGGCAAAAGAATATCGGGGCTCGGGCTCTATCGCACCAAGTGGCCCGCGTTGGACATGTCGCTCAGTCTCTGGTTTCCGCCGCTGCCTCCCAATCTAGGAATCTTCATCAACGTGAAGCCCCTCTCCTTCTTCGCGGAGGCGGAGCGCTGCCACCGCTTCGTGGAAATGGTGCGCGCATGGGCCTCCCATTATCCCGTCACGCATGCCATGGCTCACAGCGCCGATGACATGATACTGGCGGGCGCTCCTGGCTACGGCCGTGACAACAAGACTCGACGCAGGGACGGCTTCGACAAAATCTACGAGGTCTTCTGGCTCAACGTCTTCGGCCCCAAGCTGGTGGAAACCGTCGGCCGCGAGCGCATGCTGTCCACCCCAGCCCACCGCGTAGAGGAACTCCCTAACGGCTCCATCCTCCTGGTGACGTGGCCCACCGCGGCGGATTTCGCCACCCAGGAAGCACGGCTCGCTCAGGCCCGCGCCCACGCCCACCTCCGGCCGGACCTCGACTTCGACACCCTCCTGCGCTCACTGCACGAGCGCAGTGCCATGCTCGCCCCCGTGGAGCCCCGCTTCCCCCCGGAGCTGGCCCCACTCCTCTCGCGAGTGGTGGACCGCGCCGCCAGTCACGAGCGCCAGCGCAGAATCGCCGAGCTCAACGCGTGGCAACCCCCCGAGCCCGAGGAGTGGCGCCCTGCTGACTCCGCCCTACCCCCAGACGTGGAGAATCTAGAGAGCGCTCGCGAGCATTACAGCACCCTCGCCGAGCACCTCGTGGCGCTGCTGCACACGGAGGCGCCCTCCGTCTTCGATGCAACGCCAGCGTCGCTCACGGATGCCGACTTCTACTTCTGGCGCGAGGAATTCCCGAAGAGCCGCCTGCGGGAAGCCATCGACGAGCATGCGGTGCCCGCCATTGGCGCGTACCTGGGCGAGGTGCTGGTGCGCAATCTCGGGGGCCAGTGGATTCCGCGCCAGAAGCTCGAGGAGGCGCAGGTGCTCGTGGGCAACCGCCTTTGGTTGCCCTTCCTTCGCGCTCAGCGCTACATGACCTCGCGACAGGCGCTCCTCGACTATTCGCTCACCCAACTCTACCGCGCGGCCGAGCGGCACCGCGGTTGACGACTACCGCACCCGCTCACTCCCCGGGGGAGTCCTCCGCCGGGGAGTCGCAGGGCGCGTGACGCAGCGGCTTCTTCTCCTGCCGCGTCACGATCTCCCCCTTGCGCGCGGAGACATGCCAGGTGCGCGTATGCGTCTCCGTGCGCGCGCCGGTGTCGCACGGGGGCTCCGACAGGGCCTCCTCCAGCACCAGCTCGCCCCGGCCCGCCTTGAGGCGCTTCACCTCCGAGACGGTGTCATCCTCGGGGGGCTCGAGGACGATGCTCTCCGCGTCTCCCTTCTTGAGCAACGCGACCACCCCCATCCAGGTGGGCGGCTTCCCCTCTTCCGCGTAGTTGAAGCTGGCCGCCGCCAGGGTCCCCTCCGGGACGCGCAGCCTCGCGCTCGTGCCAAAGGACCAGCCCGGCAGGAAGGCGGGACAATCGGAGGACGCGCCCTCCTCCCACAGGACTCCCCGCGTGGTGGACAGGGGATCCAGCGCCTGGAACACCTTGCCCAGCCGCGCTCCCTCCCCCGCCTCGCATACCCCCAACGCCACGAAGAAGGCCCCCGGACGCAGTCCCGGCACCTCCGTGCCCTCGAAGACGCGCGGGTAGCCCGGTGCCAGCTCCAGTGCGCGGGCCCAGTCCTTCGCACGCTCCTGGTAGGACGCGACGAAGCGCTCCGCCTCCTCGCGCGTCTTGCCGCCGCCCCAGATCAGCATCACCCGGTCTCGAAAGCCCGTCAGCGGCAGTTCCGGCGGTTGGGCCCACGCCGGGAGAGACAGGAGCAGGAGGACGAGGACGGAGAGTGCGCGCATGGAGCGGCGCACCATGCCACGGGTGGGCCCTGGCGCCGAGGGGGTCAGCCGCCCACGCGCGGGGAGACCAGGGTCCGGCCCTCGAGCGAATCCAAGGGCACGGCCACCTGTTCGACCTGGTAGCCCTTCAGCGCGCGGAACAACAGCCAGTCCCCGCTCATGAGCGGCCCCTTCACCAACTGCCCGGTGTCGCTCAATTGCCGGCCGATGGGCAGGGACTCGTCCCCGAGCGCGAGCTGGAAGCGCAGGCGATCCTCCCGTCCGTCGTCCAGCACCACGTCTCCCTCCACGAAGACGCTGTCATCGCGCAAGAAGACGCGGGAGGCGCCCTTCACCCGGCCATAGGAGTTGTCCCCGAGCAGGAGCTCGAAGCCGCCCTCGCGCAGGAGCGAGGGGCAATCGCCGCTCGGCGTATGCCCCACCACCAACCGGTGGATGCCCGCGGCGGCCAGCGTGGAGATGAGCCCCGGCGACGGCAGGACGGGGTGGTTGAGCGCGTTGGCCATGCGCCCGTACACCACGCTCGCGGTGTTGACGCGCGTGCCCGGCACGGGCGCCTGGTAGGCGATGAGCGGCTCCCAGGCGGGTGTGCCCCGCTCGTCCAGACGCCCGTCGACGAAGGCCTGGATCTGCTCGCGGTACCAGCCGTTGAGGGCATCGCTCCAGGCATCCACGCCCTCCACCCGAAGCGCCAGGGACGGCACGCCTCCGAGGCTGTCCTCGTGCAATCCCCCATGGAGGAACAGGGTATTGCCGATGCGGTGCGTGAGCTGGCAGGCCGCGAGGTAGTCCCGCATCACCCCGCCGGGGCCCACATCCTCCAGGAAGCTGGCCACCACGTCCTCGTCGCTCGCGGGTTCTCCCGCGCGGGCCAGCTCCACCTGCCGGAACTCGAAGGCGCCCCGCGCCCCCATGGTGTTCTCGAAGATCCACCGCAGGAGCGCGGGCCGGGGGCCCGAGCGCACGTCCGCGGGGGTGCGCGCCAGGGGGTGACCGTTGAGCTCCCGTCCGAGCCGCAGCTTGTTGATGTCCCGGTTGCCCGCGAGCAGCACCACCTGCGTGGGCTGGCGTCTCCAGGCATCCAGGAGCGTGCGCAGCACCCGGCGCCCCTCCGGGCCCCGGTCGACGGCGTCTCCACCGAAGACGAAGGTGGAGCCCGGCCGGACCACGAGGCGTTCTCCCCGCTCCAGGCACACGTGGGGGTTGTCCTGGCAGAAGCTCTCCAGCTTCTCCCAGAGTCCCTCCACGTCCGAGAGGTAGGCGACGGGATGGTCGGCCGGGCTCGAGCTCATGGGCAGGGCGTCGCGCAGAGGAGCTGGCCGGTGATGGGGTGCTTGTAACAGGTCGGCGTGCAGTCCCCGGCCTGGGCGGACACGGAGGCGACTCCGAGACCCAGGGACAGGACAGCGGCGGCGGCGAGAACGAGGCGCTTCATGGGGGCTCCGAGTGGGGGTGGAAGCGCAGTCTACAGACACAACCGGCGGGCCTCGCCACGGATTCTGCACGAACACTCCCTGGCGGCTGCACGGTGTCGCCATTCGCACTGCACCCCCGGGTCCCATTCTTTGGACCCATGAGCCCTGACACTCCCGCCTCGCCCCGCCCCTCCGTTTCCCCGCTCAAGCGGGTACTCGGGGGGCTCGCGCGTCACCATGTCTTCGGCAGTCTCTTCATCGTCGTCTTCGCCACGGCGGTCATCGCCAGCCAGGTGGTGGATCGCACGGACTTCGCCAGCTCGGAGCTCGCCGGCGACGTGCAGGAGCGCTGGGGCGCCCCCGTCGTGCAGCCCGCGCCCTCGCTGCGCTACGTGCAGAGCGGCACCCTCTTCACCGAGCTCAAGCCCCTGCCCTTCGATCAGCAGCACGTGCAGGTGCAGGCGGGGATGAACTACCGCAAGCGCGGCCTGCGCTACTTCTCCGGCTTCGACTTCACCCTCTCGGCCGACTACGCCGCCGTCAACCGCGAGGGCCATGACATCGACGTGGCCTTCATCTTCCCCATCGAGGTGGACAAGTCCCAGGTGCTCCTGTCCGAGCTGCGCTTCCTCGTGGATGGCGCCGAGTCGGACCTGGACCTGGGCGAGTCCGGCAACCGCCTCGTGTGGACGGGCCGCATCCCCCAGGGCGCCACCCGCCACTTCTCCATCCGCTACCGCGCCCGGGGACTCGACTCCTTCCTCTACAAGCTGGACCCCGCCCTGCCCGCCCGGGACGTGCGGCTGCACCTGGCCGTGGAGGGCGGCGAGAACTACGACTACCCGGCCCAGGTGCTCGCGGCGAGCGAGGTCCAGACGGGCAGCGGCTCGGTGACGCTCGACTGGGCCTTCCAGTCGCTCGAGTCCGGGGTGAGCCTGGGCGTCATCCTCCCCTCGGTGGAGGCCTATGACGCCCTCATCGCCACCATGGCGGGCCGCGCCTGGGTGCCCTTCCTGTGCCTCATGGCGATCCTCGCCGCGCTCAGCCTGCACCACCGTCGGCCCCTCGCCTTCTACGAGGCCTGGCTCGTGGCCGCCGCCTACGGCTTCTTCTTCGTGCTGCTCGCCTACCTGGCCGCCTTCATGAACTTCTACGTGGCCTATGCCGTGGCCACGCTGGGACTCGGGGCCGCCGTGGTGCTCTACGCCCGGCGCCTCTACCCCCAGGAGCGCGCCTCGCGGCTCGCCGCCATCTGGGCCGCCACGCTCGGAGTGCCCACCACCGCCGTCATCCTCCAGGGCTACACCGGCCTCATCTACACCCTGGAAATCCTCGCGGCGCTGCTCGGCCTGATGGTCCTGTC from Melittangium boletus DSM 14713 includes the following:
- a CDS encoding imm11 family protein — its product is MQLFPVEVETPRELYFLVNIIHTVKCIDDQASEEVSYWTEEDGLPEKVGNYFSVAGMRIDPTQVGGAKMFRTWGWNIALIVSEEIKTALEHIGATGMKFKEV
- a CDS encoding ricin-type beta-trefoil lectin domain protein gives rise to the protein MKSSSLAMTPRFVTSLAAALSVAALPLASSALAAPNVTSALKGLAGKCVDVPDGNTANGTRIQLWDCNGTNAQNWSFVADGTLRAFGKCLDVSNSGTTNGTAIQLWDCNGTNAQQWIHTPSNDLVNPQANKCLDVPDGNSTSGTKLQLWDCNGTGAQKWTASVRPVNSRRTVVYYQTQYYNGAYVSPLGLTNNNTRVSDVIVAAIHLNSPTNVHLNDDPPNSPKFTQMWADLAAMQARGVRVLGMVGGAAQGSFQRLDTDFNTYYPVLKNIITTYKLDGVDLDVEEYMSLAGMERLIRALRADFGQNFVITLAPVATALYGGGNLSGFNYEQLYRDVGAQISWFNAQFYNGWGFMGTPSGYQAIVNRRVIPAQKVVAGMLSNPVNGGSGYVDITTAQNTVRGLVGSYQEFGGVASWEYFNSLPGDRGAPWQWAGTMSSAMSR
- a CDS encoding metallophosphoesterase codes for the protein MSSSPADHPVAYLSDVEGLWEKLESFCQDNPHVCLERGERLVVRPGSTFVFGGDAVDRGPEGRRVLRTLLDAWRRQPTQVVLLAGNRDINKLRLGRELNGHPLARTPADVRSGPRPALLRWIFENTMGARGAFEFRQVELARAGEPASDEDVVASFLEDVGPGGVMRDYLAACQLTHRIGNTLFLHGGLHEDSLGGVPSLALRVEGVDAWSDALNGWYREQIQAFVDGRLDERGTPAWEPLIAYQAPVPGTRVNTASVVYGRMANALNHPVLPSPGLISTLAAAGIHRLVVGHTPSGDCPSLLREGGFELLLGDNSYGRVKGASRVFLRDDSVFVEGDVVLDDGREDRLRFQLALGDESLPIGRQLSDTGQLVKGPLMSGDWLLFRALKGYQVEQVAVPLDSLEGRTLVSPRVGG